In Myxococcus stipitatus, the following are encoded in one genomic region:
- a CDS encoding cytochrome P450 → MHQPPLPPHASGVPWVGDSVEFGRNPKRFVLKRQARFGPVFMGHILGASTAVMVGPQALRFVLSSHRHHFVSGPGWPRGLGMLMSGALMMKDGDVQLRTRRLLAPALAGSALASYTPVMEATARRHLDRWVQQGRLSLYDGLKGLTFDTASQLLFGTPEGADTGRLGQLFATYTAGMQGLHPVVPLRVPFTPFGRAFAARSQMLREVTRIIREREGTTGSDALARLLESRKEQGEGSGADALAEQAFFLLFAGHESTSSLTTSACLELSRHPGLLDTAREEAQSLGEGPLTMERVERLPFLEQVLLETERLHPPFSGSFRQVVKPFEFNGFRVPEGCRVFYSINGTHGDPATFPEPERFTPERFTPEAARCARHELGLVGFGAGPRSCLGMGFAKLQAKVVLALLLRDYEWSLLPKQSLDLVYLPSLFPKDHLRVSFRRRAAEEPRRRGTA, encoded by the coding sequence ATGCACCAGCCTCCGCTTCCTCCTCATGCCTCGGGTGTGCCGTGGGTGGGGGACTCCGTCGAGTTCGGACGGAACCCCAAGCGGTTCGTGTTGAAGCGGCAGGCCCGGTTCGGCCCGGTCTTCATGGGTCACATCCTCGGAGCGTCCACGGCCGTCATGGTGGGGCCGCAGGCGCTCCGGTTCGTCCTCTCATCGCATCGCCATCACTTCGTCTCAGGGCCCGGCTGGCCTCGCGGGCTGGGCATGTTGATGAGCGGGGCCCTGATGATGAAGGACGGCGACGTGCAACTGCGGACCCGCCGCCTCCTGGCGCCGGCGCTCGCGGGCTCGGCCCTGGCCAGCTACACGCCGGTGATGGAGGCGACGGCGCGGCGCCATCTGGACCGCTGGGTCCAGCAGGGCCGGCTGTCGCTCTACGACGGGCTCAAGGGGCTCACGTTCGACACCGCCAGCCAGCTGCTCTTCGGCACGCCCGAGGGTGCCGACACCGGGCGGCTGGGGCAGCTGTTCGCGACGTATACGGCGGGCATGCAGGGACTCCACCCCGTGGTGCCGCTGCGGGTGCCATTCACTCCCTTCGGGCGGGCCTTCGCGGCCCGCTCGCAGATGCTGCGAGAGGTGACTCGAATCATTCGGGAGCGGGAAGGGACCACCGGCTCGGATGCGTTGGCGAGGCTGCTCGAGTCGCGCAAGGAGCAGGGCGAAGGTTCAGGGGCCGACGCGCTCGCCGAGCAGGCCTTCTTCCTGCTCTTCGCGGGACATGAGAGCACGAGCTCGCTGACGACCTCGGCGTGCTTGGAGTTGTCGCGGCATCCCGGCCTGCTCGACACCGCGCGCGAGGAGGCGCAATCGTTGGGGGAGGGCCCGCTCACGATGGAGCGCGTGGAGCGGCTGCCCTTCCTGGAGCAGGTGCTGCTGGAGACGGAGCGGCTCCATCCGCCGTTCTCGGGCAGCTTCCGGCAGGTGGTGAAGCCCTTCGAGTTCAACGGCTTCCGGGTGCCCGAGGGCTGCCGGGTCTTCTACTCCATCAACGGGACGCACGGAGACCCCGCGACGTTCCCGGAGCCGGAGCGCTTCACCCCGGAGCGCTTCACCCCGGAGGCGGCCCGATGTGCCCGGCATGAGCTGGGATTGGTGGGCTTTGGCGCGGGCCCGCGAAGCTGCCTGGGCATGGGCTTCGCGAAGCTCCAGGCGAAGGTCGTCCTCGCGCTCCTGCTGCGGGACTACGAGTGGAGCCTCCTGCCGAAACAGAGCCTGGACCTCGTGTATCTGCCCTCGCTCTTTCCAAAGGACCATCTGCGGGTCTCGTTCCGGCGGCGCGCCGCCGAGGAGCCCCGGCGCAGGGGGACGGCATGA
- a CDS encoding NAD(P)/FAD-dependent oxidoreductase yields MNKVRIGKVVIVGGGVAGSSLAIHLARAGREVLIVDRPLKLDLLVGESLLPPATAMLQELGIEDQVKACSTLKRGVAFVMRTGRVLLLNLQTLTGLSASYAYNVPRPRFDELLRTRAQEVGVRVVHHAARLQVDGGRVELSPETLEACGLQQPPDLVIDATGRARMFGRAMELPGVAGKRNDTCHFAHFENVELGVTLPGCAVITAMKTGWAWRIPLPDRMSVGVVQDTAHLTAYGSTPEERLEQALRDDPIMAAATRDGRRLTGARVYNNYQWRYERFRGPNWVLVGDAAGFVDPTLSSGVLLSLQGASGLAKALTSDDVSSALNRWEATYRENIATWQELVDSFYDGRLFAMIMQGEDFARNNELLGPFNRHMERNVAGAVLGARTTHWYSQRLVRMIINHGLVRYQPGEWAIR; encoded by the coding sequence ATGAACAAGGTGCGGATCGGCAAGGTCGTCATCGTCGGGGGTGGTGTCGCGGGCAGCAGTCTGGCCATCCATCTGGCGCGGGCGGGCCGCGAGGTGCTCATCGTGGACCGGCCCCTGAAGCTGGACCTGCTCGTGGGTGAGTCGCTGTTGCCGCCCGCCACGGCCATGCTCCAGGAGCTGGGCATCGAGGATCAGGTGAAGGCGTGCTCCACGCTCAAGCGCGGCGTGGCCTTCGTCATGCGCACCGGGCGCGTGCTGCTGCTCAACCTCCAGACGCTGACGGGCCTGTCCGCGTCCTACGCGTACAACGTCCCCCGTCCTCGCTTCGACGAGCTCTTGCGGACGCGGGCCCAGGAGGTGGGCGTGCGAGTGGTGCATCACGCCGCGCGCCTCCAGGTGGACGGGGGCCGCGTGGAGCTCTCACCGGAGACGTTGGAGGCCTGTGGGCTCCAGCAACCGCCGGACCTCGTGATTGATGCCACCGGACGTGCGCGCATGTTTGGCCGGGCCATGGAGCTGCCGGGCGTGGCGGGCAAGCGCAACGACACGTGTCACTTCGCCCACTTCGAGAACGTCGAGCTGGGCGTCACGTTGCCGGGCTGCGCGGTCATCACGGCGATGAAGACGGGGTGGGCCTGGCGCATCCCTCTGCCGGACCGGATGAGCGTGGGCGTGGTGCAGGACACTGCTCACCTCACCGCCTATGGCAGCACGCCCGAGGAGCGGCTCGAGCAGGCCTTGCGCGACGACCCCATCATGGCCGCCGCCACGCGCGACGGGCGGCGGCTCACTGGGGCACGCGTCTACAACAACTACCAATGGCGCTATGAACGCTTCCGGGGACCGAACTGGGTGCTCGTGGGGGACGCTGCGGGCTTCGTCGACCCCACGCTGTCCTCGGGTGTGCTCCTGTCGCTCCAGGGCGCCTCTGGCCTTGCGAAGGCACTCACGTCGGATGACGTCTCGAGCGCGCTCAACCGCTGGGAGGCGACCTATCGCGAGAACATCGCCACCTGGCAGGAGCTGGTGGACTCGTTCTACGACGGGCGGCTGTTCGCCATGATCATGCAGGGCGAGGACTTCGCGCGGAACAACGAGCTGCTTGGGCCCTTCAACCGGCACATGGAGCGCAACGTGGCTGGCGCCGTGCTGGGCGCGCGGACGACCCATTGGTACAGCCAGCGGCTGGTGCGGATGATCATCAACCACGGGCTGGTGCGATACCAGCCCGGGGAGTGGGCCATCCGCTGA
- a CDS encoding cytochrome P450 encodes MTRHELPPGPPASAAVQGFRFFQNPLAFLDECVTRFGDLFTLQFPGSRKQVCLSNPDDLKEMYTGSPDLLHAGEAAGSVFSPLTGWNCTLTLDGEAHARRRELVQAPFRGGHVERHAGAMYAIATAAIQRWPRTERFPLQPQMQDIALRIIFRTVLGLDDTAPGHGRFLKLISQVASLGMGSKMLLIPALRWDLGPLSPWGRIVRIVRDTDALLFAEIARKRADPGLATAEDVLSLLIRAEGKDGLRLTDREIRDETVALLIAGLETTAVALTWVAERLMALPEVRERLRAELDTVHTGGELDESRLSSLPYLDAVLKECLRNRSLSPICGGRVLKAPMRLREYELPADTVLINSPYLLHRRRDLYSEPDDFRAERFLGSPPAAHKWTTFGGGNRRCLGQKFALLELKVVTAAMILQAGLELATPRVVPKADGIHLVPAEGLPVRRGTCPFARSAAS; translated from the coding sequence ATGACCAGACATGAGCTGCCTCCTGGCCCCCCCGCCTCCGCGGCGGTCCAGGGCTTCCGCTTCTTCCAAAACCCCCTCGCGTTCCTGGACGAGTGCGTCACGCGGTTCGGCGACCTCTTCACGCTCCAGTTCCCCGGGAGCCGGAAGCAGGTCTGTCTGTCGAATCCAGACGACCTCAAGGAGATGTACACCGGGAGCCCGGACCTCCTTCACGCGGGCGAGGCCGCCGGCAGCGTCTTCTCCCCTCTGACTGGATGGAACTGCACGCTCACGCTGGACGGTGAAGCCCACGCCCGCCGCCGCGAGCTGGTCCAGGCGCCGTTCCGAGGGGGGCACGTGGAGCGACATGCGGGGGCGATGTATGCCATTGCCACCGCGGCCATCCAGCGCTGGCCCCGGACCGAGCGCTTCCCGCTCCAACCCCAGATGCAGGACATCGCGCTGCGCATCATCTTCCGCACGGTGCTGGGCCTGGATGACACCGCGCCTGGCCATGGCCGCTTCCTCAAGCTCATCTCCCAGGTGGCGAGCCTGGGCATGGGCTCGAAGATGCTGCTGATTCCCGCGCTGCGGTGGGACCTGGGCCCCTTGAGTCCCTGGGGACGAATCGTCCGCATCGTCCGCGACACCGACGCGCTGCTCTTCGCGGAGATTGCACGCAAGCGAGCCGACCCGGGACTCGCCACCGCGGAGGACGTGCTGTCCCTGCTCATCCGCGCCGAGGGAAAGGACGGCCTGCGGCTGACCGACCGGGAGATACGCGATGAGACCGTCGCGCTCCTCATCGCGGGACTGGAGACCACGGCGGTCGCGTTGACCTGGGTGGCCGAGCGACTGATGGCCCTGCCCGAGGTCCGTGAGCGGCTGCGCGCGGAGCTGGACACCGTCCACACCGGCGGAGAGCTCGACGAGTCGCGGCTGTCCTCGCTCCCCTACCTCGACGCGGTCCTCAAGGAGTGCCTCCGCAACCGCTCGCTGTCGCCCATCTGCGGTGGACGGGTGCTCAAGGCGCCCATGCGTCTGCGCGAGTACGAGCTCCCGGCGGACACCGTGTTGATCAACTCCCCCTATCTGCTGCACCGGCGCAGAGACCTCTACTCGGAGCCGGACGACTTCCGTGCGGAGCGCTTCCTGGGCAGTCCTCCCGCCGCGCACAAGTGGACGACGTTCGGCGGCGGGAACCGGCGCTGCCTGGGGCAGAAGTTCGCGCTGCTGGAGCTCAAGGTGGTCACCGCCGCCATGATTCTCCAGGCCGGACTGGAGCTGGCCACGCCCCGTGTGGTTCCCAAGGCGGATGGCATCCACCTGGTGCCCGCGGAGGGGCTGCCGGTCCGCCGCGGCACCTGCCCTTTCGCGCGGTCCGCGGCGAGCTGA
- a CDS encoding FAD-binding protein produces the protein MDTHADGTTAVDVLVVGSGAGAMTAAVRAAHLGAKVLLIEKSARYGGSSAMSGGCVWIPNNRFMKKAGIEDSDAEAMRYLRTLTKGRIAEERLEACVSEGRAMVDFLQDHSDVAMGIIPAYPDYYPEVPGGKSSGRSLEALPFHGSELGADFYDMRESHPQMLFLDEISLSFPESRHAMHRRPGWVGLMMKTLARYWLDVKGRLKGRRDRRVCLGAALVARLRGTLAKQGVPLWLNTGFKDFVVEQGRVVGVVASRGGQACRILARQGVILAAGGFERNNAMREKYLPAPTKAEWSTGNPENTGDVISAGMNLGAATDFMEDAWWGPTNPIPGRRAGVAYMFVTERSVPGGILVNRDGVRVVNESAPYSDIVRAMYATPDSEGRPSVPLYLVVDAAFRRRFSLGPIMPGVPDAKVPKHLFEQRFLVRGNTLDDLAAQVGIRADGLRETAEKMNRYAREGKDPDFHRGDSLYDACWSDASYGRNPCLGTLAEPPFYAVEVYPGDIGSRGGLRVDAHARVLRADQELIPGLYAIGNCSAPVYGDSYPGAGATLGPAMTFGYVAANRALAGGA, from the coding sequence ATGGACACGCACGCGGATGGAACGACGGCGGTGGATGTCCTGGTCGTAGGCTCGGGCGCTGGAGCCATGACAGCCGCGGTGCGCGCCGCGCACCTGGGCGCCAAGGTGCTGCTCATCGAAAAGAGTGCTCGTTACGGTGGTTCATCCGCCATGTCCGGCGGCTGTGTCTGGATTCCCAACAACCGCTTCATGAAGAAGGCGGGCATCGAGGACTCCGACGCGGAGGCGATGCGCTACCTGCGGACGCTCACCAAGGGCCGCATCGCCGAGGAGCGGCTGGAGGCGTGTGTCTCCGAAGGCCGCGCCATGGTCGACTTCCTCCAGGACCACTCGGACGTCGCCATGGGCATCATCCCCGCGTACCCGGACTACTATCCGGAGGTGCCTGGCGGGAAGAGCAGTGGCCGCTCGCTGGAGGCGTTGCCGTTCCACGGCTCGGAGCTGGGGGCGGACTTCTACGACATGCGGGAGAGCCATCCCCAGATGCTCTTCCTCGACGAGATCTCCCTCTCGTTCCCCGAGTCGCGCCACGCGATGCACCGGCGTCCAGGCTGGGTGGGCCTGATGATGAAGACCCTGGCTCGCTACTGGCTGGACGTGAAGGGCCGGCTGAAAGGCCGCAGGGACCGGCGCGTCTGCCTGGGCGCCGCGCTGGTGGCCCGGCTTCGGGGGACGCTGGCGAAGCAGGGCGTGCCCCTGTGGCTGAACACGGGCTTCAAGGACTTCGTCGTCGAGCAGGGCCGGGTGGTAGGCGTGGTCGCGAGCCGAGGCGGACAGGCGTGCCGTATCCTCGCGCGCCAGGGCGTCATCCTCGCGGCCGGAGGGTTCGAGCGGAACAACGCCATGCGCGAGAAGTATCTGCCCGCGCCTACCAAGGCGGAGTGGAGCACGGGCAACCCGGAGAACACGGGTGATGTCATCTCGGCGGGCATGAACCTGGGCGCCGCGACGGACTTCATGGAGGACGCATGGTGGGGACCCACCAATCCGATTCCAGGCCGGCGCGCGGGTGTGGCGTACATGTTCGTCACGGAGCGCTCCGTTCCAGGAGGCATCCTGGTGAACCGCGACGGCGTGCGGGTCGTCAACGAGTCCGCGCCCTACAGCGACATCGTGAGGGCGATGTACGCAACGCCGGACAGCGAGGGGCGGCCGAGTGTCCCGCTCTACCTGGTGGTCGACGCCGCGTTCCGGCGCAGGTTCAGCCTGGGGCCCATCATGCCCGGCGTGCCGGACGCCAAGGTGCCCAAGCACTTGTTCGAGCAGCGCTTCCTCGTCCGGGGAAACACCCTGGATGACCTGGCGGCGCAGGTGGGCATCCGCGCGGACGGCTTGAGGGAGACCGCCGAGAAGATGAACCGCTACGCACGCGAGGGGAAGGACCCGGACTTCCATCGCGGTGACAGTCTTTACGACGCCTGCTGGTCGGATGCGTCCTATGGGCGCAATCCCTGTCTCGGGACGCTGGCCGAGCCGCCGTTCTACGCGGTGGAGGTGTATCCCGGCGACATCGGAAGCCGGGGGGGCTTGCGGGTGGATGCCCATGCACGGGTGCTGCGCGCGGACCAGGAACTCATCCCGGGGCTGTATGCCATTGGAAACTGCTCCGCGCCTGTCTATGGGGACAGCTATCCGGGGGCAGGGGCCACGCTGGGTCCGGCGATGACCTTTGGCTACGTGGCCGCGAACCGGGCCCTGGCCGGCGGCGCGTGA
- a CDS encoding PEP/pyruvate-binding domain-containing protein, whose protein sequence is MTEPWGPWVMWLRSIRLEDVGRVGAKAARLGQLVHGGFDVPDGFALTVDVLAHFLHHHGLSVSSDARVLHESPLPEDVSARLGAALTELGEGAVAVRSSGVEEDGAAASFAGQYDTVLDVRGLEALEAAVRRCWASALGERVRLYAKRRGREVSLRMGVFVQRMLSPEAAGVMFTAHPVTGARGEVLIHSVRGLAERLVSGECVPDEWTVRGDDVRCHANVEHSLTAAQAHALAMLARRVERLCGQPQDIEWALTGGRLLLLQARPISALPGPAARAPAH, encoded by the coding sequence ATGACTGAGCCATGGGGGCCGTGGGTGATGTGGCTGCGGAGCATCCGCCTGGAGGACGTGGGGCGCGTGGGCGCGAAGGCGGCGCGGCTGGGGCAACTGGTCCACGGCGGCTTCGACGTGCCCGATGGCTTCGCGCTCACCGTGGACGTGCTCGCGCACTTCCTCCATCACCATGGCTTGAGCGTCAGCAGTGACGCCAGGGTCCTCCACGAGTCGCCGCTGCCCGAGGACGTGTCCGCGCGGCTCGGGGCGGCCCTGACGGAGCTGGGGGAGGGCGCGGTGGCGGTGCGCTCCTCGGGTGTGGAGGAGGATGGCGCGGCGGCCTCCTTCGCGGGCCAGTACGACACGGTGCTCGACGTGCGAGGCCTGGAGGCGCTCGAGGCCGCGGTGCGCCGGTGCTGGGCGTCCGCGCTCGGCGAGCGGGTGCGCCTGTATGCGAAGCGGCGGGGGCGCGAGGTGTCGCTTCGGATGGGGGTGTTCGTCCAGAGGATGCTGTCTCCAGAAGCCGCGGGGGTGATGTTCACCGCCCATCCGGTGACGGGGGCTCGAGGCGAGGTGCTCATCCATTCCGTGCGAGGACTGGCCGAGCGCCTGGTGTCCGGCGAATGTGTCCCGGACGAGTGGACGGTGCGCGGAGACGACGTGCGGTGCCATGCGAATGTCGAGCACAGCCTGACGGCCGCGCAGGCCCATGCGCTGGCGATGCTGGCGCGCCGGGTGGAGCGGCTCTGTGGCCAACCCCAGGACATCGAGTGGGCGTTGACGGGCGGCCGGCTGCTGCTGCTCCAGGCGCGCCCCATCAGCGCGTTGCCCGGCCCGGCGGCGCGGGCTCCGGCGCATTGA